The Triticum aestivum cultivar Chinese Spring chromosome 6D, IWGSC CS RefSeq v2.1, whole genome shotgun sequence genomic sequence AAGATGTTGCAGctcatccaccaacggctgcaaATATACATCAATATCATTGCCAGGGGAACTTGGTCCAGGAATAATCATTGATAAAATTAGAGATGTTTGCTTCATGCAGATCCAAGGTGGTAGGTTGTATGGAATAAGCATCACTGGCCAAGTACTATGTTTTGCACTCATGAGTCGGAAAGGATTAAACCCATCAGACCCAACGCCTAGCCGCGCATTACGGGGATCCTCAGCGAATTTAGGATATCTGGCATCAAGATCTTTCCAAGCCTCTCCATCAGCTGGACATCGCAGCAATCCATCTTTTGTACGACCCTCATCATGCCAACGCATGTCAGTTGATGTCTTCTTGGTTGCAAATAACCTTTGGAGCCTTGGAATCAATGGGAAATATCGCAACACCTTggctggtttcttcttcttcttcttcttagattcaGTTGCCGAATCTTTCTTCTCATTTTCATTGGTAAGCCAACGAGAGGCACCACACACATGGCAAGACTCCTGGTTAGCTCTTTCACCTCTAAAAAGCATGCAGTCTCTTGGGCATGCATGAATTTTCTCATAGTCCAGCCCTAATCCGCGTATGATTTTTTTCACCTCATAATATTTCTTGGGTAGGTTTATCTGAGGAAATGCAACCGATAATACACCAAGTAGCTGTGTGAATGATTCCTGTGACCATCCATGCAAGACTTTCATGTGATATAAAGTGACAAGAAATGACAACCTCGAATATGTTGCACATCCAGGGTATAAATCTGTGTTTGCTTCCTCGAGGAAACTAGCGTATATGTCTTGTTCTCTCATTGCATCATCATCTGCAGATGTTGTATTGACATTCTCAGCCATACCAGGTTCCAAGTTCTCAAATTCAGACTGAACACCATCTAGTTCCCCATCAGATGCGCTTGATAGTGATTGGAAGCTGTCAGCCATGGGGAAAATGGCACTTAAGAGCCCAGAAATGTCATGCAATCTTCTATTACTGCCTTCTACATCAGAATTCACTGGAAAACCCGGAATATGAAAATCGTTGTTGTTATTTGACATGGGAGCAAATGCAAATGACGGTGAATCATACTCTTCTCCATGGCAAACCCATTTTGTATAACCCTGAAGAATACCATCACATCTTAGGTGGGTTTTCACTTCGTCGTAATTCTGCGTTGCCTTATTTCCACAATTTACACAGGGACAGAGAATTTTATCACCGAGTGGAACATCATGGAAGGCAAAAGATAGAAATTGCTCGACACCTTCTTTATAATCAGTAGTTGATCTTGGTTTACTCATCCAACCTCGATCCATTAGCCTTTGCTAGCTGTAGTAATGAAAACAAAATAGATCAGTTTATAATTTTCCATATGCTCTTTTACATTAAGCATAGGTTCATATGAATATTTTAAACTATGTGGGCAATCTTCTGGCAGCAGAGGCGTGTGGGTGAGCTCGTTGCCGAGGTCAGCAGCTGAGGGAGAGGGGCGTTGGCGGGGAGCGGCGTTGTGCCGGGGCCAACCGGCGTCAGGGTCTGATGTACATTGCACAAACATTTCAATTTCCAGAGTGAGCACCAAATGAATCACACAGTAATTAGTAAGCAGCAATCATTTATGAGCATACGCATCAAATGAATCAAGTTCAATTTAAATTTACAAGCAATCACAGAATAATCTTCAGATTTGTTTAGAAAATAGAAACGGAGGGAAAGAATAGATGCAGTACATTGTGGCTGTTGAGGAACGGAGGCCGGACTGCTGGATGGTGCTGCCGCCGCGCCGGGGAGGCGCGAGGACGGTGGCTGGAGCCTGGAGGGCgctgccggctgccggctgccgccGCGCTTGGGAGGCCGGAGGCGGACTGGTGGCCTGGCGCCTGGCGGAGCCGCGGAGGAGAGGGCTGGGCGCCGGAGGCCGAGGCAGGGGAGTGAGATGGCCggatggaggggaggggagggaccgAGGGAGAGGCAGGAGagggccagccgccgccgccggagccttcAGCTAGCGCTAGGTTGGGGAAAAGGTTGGAATCGAGGAAGGGAAACGACGTGCTCAGGCGGTCGGCTACTCGCGCGCCTGACCAGACACCACGTCGCTCGTGTGTTTGGGCTCATGGGCCAACGGCCTAGTCACTCTTTATATTACCTTACAATACATGTAGTAGTATTTTTTTTGCACAAAAGTCTTTGGTAGTCCACGCCTAAAAAGAGAAATGGCCGGCAACGAGCTCACCCACACGCTGAAGGATTATAGTCGCATATAAAACGTCTCACAAATCGTCTCTAAGTTAATTAAAATTATATACTTATTTTTTAAATAGCCAATTATAAGCAGAAGCTTGTGACACCCTATAAACGTCTTAAGAAGCGTCTTTAGCTTGCTAGTGTTTATGGGCGTAGAGACGAAGACAAATAGCGTCTCAGAAAAAGCGACCATACAAGCCGTTTTTGTTGTAGtaataattcatggactcaacattagtcataaagaactcacatacttattgcaaaaatctattagttatcgaaacgaagtactacgtgcatgctcctaggggggttgattggtaggaaaagaccatcgctcgtccccgaccggcgAGGGAGCTGGCGTGGCTAGATGTGGACGGGGGTGGGCGAGCCCCCGTGCATGCTTGCATTTAAAAAAAGACATGGACTCCGGAGACTTCCAGACGCTGCCATGCGGGCCCTTGGTAGGTGGATGCTTTGACTATGACCGCGTGGGGTAGTTGGGCGGCGGACACACGGCCCGAGGTGGACACCGAGCAGACGCGTGGTGCGTCCGTCTTGTGTCTGTGTGGACACAAATTGGGTGCAAATATGGCTTGGGAATGCGTCCAGACGGACAATAAGCGGTCGGATTTTGGGTTTGCGTCGGCACGTTGGGTCGTTGTTTTCGTCTGTTTCGACCTAAACAAACACGTGTGGACCATTTGCGTCGGCGCGTTGGGGTTGCCCTAACACGGGTGTTGTATTTGTTCGCAGGTCTGGGCCAGTCCACTGGAGCCGGTCATCGAACCATGTCCTGTAAATGCCCACTCAAAATCATTATAGAAAATAGCACAATTCATCTATAATAACATGCAAATATCCCTAATACAATAATAGTTCAATTGTAAATATTACGTCCAAGTTAGTaggatgttcaacaagttttttgTGTTCATTGATTCCAAATTCAACGATGCTAGAGTCATAAACCACACATGTCATCCCACACATAGTTCCCCTTGAGCTTCCTAACTATACGACATGATGATTATCAAGTTGCAACATTGAGTGAATCAATGAATTGACCAACATGTAGAACAACAAGAAGCAAACTTACGATGTCCATGGTTGACGTGCCTGATGGCCACATTGTCTCCACAAGTGCAATCGCACAAACTTCATGACGGAGTTGGAGATGATGTGCCACCAATGCGTTAGCGACTTCACATTGCATTCATGGATGACGTGCATGTTGTAGATCACGAAGTTCTTTTGCTCATGAGACGAAGCATTTGTGTTTTGCCAAAAGGTCGAGCCTTTGTTCATGCCTACAAAGTCTACAGATACGGCGAAtcacgcatcgcacaacaactcaacGTTTATCACTGAGTACCTTGCCATCATGTTACTCtaggaaacaagaagttcaacaacAAACTCAATGCCATTTGACCGAACACCTTTGGGACGTGGtgtctgccatggacggcgccgacaAGGGCGCAAAGGGTACCTGACTGCGGAGGGATCCTGGGTGGACGGCGGCATAGTCCAAGGCCGGCAGGCGTGTGGGTGGGGGCTGCGGACGTCCGAGGATGGTTGGCTGGCGGGCGGAGAGgtacctcggcggtgccggacgagGGTCGGATGAAAGCAAGATGGGAGCAGGGGCGAAGTGGAAGAAAAGTGGACTAGAGGGATTTGAGTGGGTCGGGGTTGTAGGAGTCCTACGCGGCGGTAGTCTAGACTCCATGAAAGCCCCCTCTCCTAGTTTGTTTCCGGTTCGTAGAAAATGGACAGACGGCGCGTCGGCGGACCGATGCGAGACCTTGTTGAATGACAAAATGGATCCAGACAACTCAGTCCGGATGGTTGCAAGTGATTCAAGGGTCCACGTTAGAGATGCCCTAATCCCGCAAAAGCATGGAGGGGCAATTTGCTCATAAAGATCTCCTTGGTACACGCAAACAGAAAAAGTAAATGGAGGAGTACTTACTATGCGATGCACACATATAAAATCAATTACAATTCAGCTACACTAAACTGAACTCGTTTTGCCGGTGCAAAGTAATCACTAAACTCATGAAATGTTATTTTCGGTTTGACAAATTTTTCCGTCACTCAGGCGTGTTTTTTGTATACATTTTCCTGACATGACAAGGTTTGACTCGGCGTATGAGGCCACCTTAGCATACCAAGAATCCCGTCATGATCGTTGGTCTCTTGAGGGGGTTCTTCGAAATTTTGCGGCCGGCAAAAATTTCCCAAATGCACCCGAATCCCtcgcctttttcttttcttcctcctATGTTCTGTCCCCTCGCCGCTTCTCTCTTCTTCTAGCCAACAGCTCACCGAGGTAGCTCCTCCGCCACTTGCTAATTTATCCGTGCAACATTGTGTAAAAATGCCGACCACCGCTAGCTCCTCCATCGGTTTATAGGCAAGCTTTGGGCGTCGCTTGCTAGATAATAATTGAAATGTAGAAAGTGATCCTTGGATTTGATCTTCTGTCCTCGTCTGCATAGTCCTAGAGCATGCTGTACTATGCATCTTCATCTCCACATATGAGTTTCTGAGCTAACCTCCTTGCTCTGCCAAACTTTGACCTGGTTAGTTTCATGTTCCAATCCTTTTGCACAAGTCTTGAGAAATTCTTCAAACTGATGTTCTCGTCAGCTCTAATTCTCGCAATGTACTTCTCTACAATGAAACTATAACTGAAACCCTGACCTTCCACCTTTTTGCACATGCGTGCACATCAACAAGTCTCTGGACCATGGACACTTGCTTCTGTTGTAAAATGAAGCCCATACGTACCGGGGGCAGCCTTCCTCACACCTAGTTGCAAGTCTATTATGATCATTTGTTGGCATACTTATCGATAAATTATTTCCGCAACTATACTGCTTAATATCCTTTCTCAATAACTGTGCTGTTCTAAATACTTGTCCAACTTTGAATGTTGGGTTTAGCATGTGCTCTTGTCCAAATGTTTTGAAGTCCAGTCTTAGTTCCTCAGCATCTAAATCAGGCAACTACATGTCCACCTCCTCTGAATCCTCGATGGGCTCTGCAATTATCTTTCCCTTCGAATCTTTTGCACCTTGTGATCTGTCATATATGGCAGTCACTAACTACAAAGCTCTGGCACATAATCCTCATCATCAGATTTTGAATCATACTCTTATTGTTCATCAAATGGAAACCTCATTTTTCTCACGTTTGCCCTTTCTGCAACACTACTTGAGCTCTATAAGTCTGGCTTTAGTGGACTAATAACATGCGGCAGCTCAACCCTAGGAACACATCAGCACATAAACTAAAACTTGCCCTCCTCCCATGCTTTCCTCAAGGCTCTGATCAATGTCAACATACCTAGACAATACCTTGTTGCCAAGTACTACTACACATGACATGTTGTGTGTGTCATCAGAATATCTGATTTTTGCCAAGCCACTGCATCTTCATCTCAAATCTAATAAGACATCAGTAAGCCCTAGCTTTCCCTGACACACCAAAGCTCATATCCCACGAAATATGCTGAACAATGTCCATCCACCAGTTCCCTCTATCACATAAGACAACGCTTACCACCAAATTATTGAGTATAGTAATATATACATTTAAATTCTACCTATTACAGTTTTTGTTGCGCGTATCGGCATATGCATACGTGTCACATCCCGACTACAATAGGAATGATAAACTACCCATATCAACAAGGTGAGCCTTTTTCTCCGGGAACCCATCTGAAAGGAACCTTAAAGTCAAGCATGCTTGACTTCGAGCAATTTTAGGATGGGCGACCGACCTAGGAGTTGATCCCGGGTCTGCTCGAGTAAGGACAAAGTGAGCAGAAACGACTAATGTTGGTCTGTGGGGCCAATCTAGATTCTAGGTGGTAGCCAGGCGCAACGGTCAGGAAACGATGGGTTTGGCCGGGGTGTTACAATATGGATTATCGAACATCCTCGGTTAGTTAGCACCTTATTTTGGATCATTTGTTTTGTTTTATCCAGTGCATACGGACACTTATTACTTATTAACAAGTCCCGTTTCTTACAACTAGATAATTAACATATAAACAATATATTTGGAAAGTGTAAATTGTTGAGTGTTGAAATTGAAGGCAATCAATCCTATTAGGCAACCGTCCAAGCCAGATTTGGAGAGCGATTTTGGAGGGACGTGATGTTCTCAAACAGGGACTGATTAGGCGCATTGGTAATGGAGCTTCAACTCACATCTGGAGAGATAATTGGATACCAAAGGGATATGATGTGATGATGCAACCCTTGGGTGTCGGTCTGATAACCCTCCTGTCCTTGTCTCAGAACTCATCGATCACACTTCGGCCAGATGGGACACAGAGAGAAACACCGAAGTGTGTTGACCAGTTGATGTGCCAGCCATCCTCAGTATATCTCTGTGCACGCGGGATGGCAACGATAGCTGGGCCTGGAACTTTGAAAAAAGTGGCCGTTGTTGGTTTGATCTGACCGCTTAAACAGGCCAGTTAGATCTATTAGTCTAACAAAACAATTGAAGGGATAATGATAAGTGAAGGGGTCCACATACCAACGTACGTGAGCCTCGATCAGAACTAACGCGCCTTGATCGGGGCGCCCAAAAACCAACTCAGGTTTTGGGTCCCCTGTCGCCAGCGCCATATTAAAAGGATACGGGAGAGAGCTGGCCACCTGCGAGATCACAATTTACGTAAGGTTTACTCTCCTCCTGATATTCTCACCCCATCCGATCAGGGGGAGTGCTGCAGCGACGGGAAGACCtaagccagccgccgccgctgtcccTGGGCAGTGCCGGTGGCGCCCTGAAGGAATCAGGACGTTGAGGAGAACCTCTACTTCGACTACATCACCCCTGCATCAAGCCTGCACCAAGCAGGCGATCATGTTCACTGCCGTGACATGTAATGATCCCCTAATCCCTTCTCTGTTCATGCTTTTAAGGTGATCTGGATGCAATCAGTTCCTGCTAATGGCATCCCAGAGATGCATAATTTATCCAACAATGGTATCAGTCGCCAATTTTGATTGCAATAGGTCCCTATATTATTGATCTGTAGATCAACATCAAGTTTTAGATCAAGTCAGGTTTAGGGTTTTTATGATCAAGATTGAAAGTTTTAGCCCTATGATCATGCTACTGTTTGACGTTCATGCCAATTGCCGTCTGCAAATAATTATGTGATACCCTAATTTTGCTTCGGATCATTACTATTAATGTCAGTTACTTTTAATTAACCCATG encodes the following:
- the LOC123143296 gene encoding uncharacterized protein isoform X1; amino-acid sequence: MDRGWMSKPRSTTDYKEGVEQFLSFAFHDVPLGDKILCPCVNCGNKATQNYDEVKTHLRCDGILQGYTKWVCHGEEYDSPSFAFAPMSNNNNDFHIPGFPVNSDVEGSNRRLHDISGLLSAIFPMADSFQSLSSASDGELDGVQSEFENLEPGMAENVNTTSADDDAMREQDIYASFLEEANTDLYPGCATYSRLSFLVTLYHMKVLHGWSQESFTQLLGVLSVAFPQINLPKKYYEVKKIIRGLGLDYEKIHACPRDCMLFRGERANQESCHVCGASRWLTNENEKKDSATESKKKKKKKPAKVLRYFPLIPRLQRLFATKKTSTDMRWHDEGRTKDGLLRCPADGEAWKDLDARYPKFAEDPRNARLGVGSDGFNPFRLMSAKHSTWPVMLIPYNLPPWICMKQTSLILSMIIPGPSSPGNDIDVYLQPLVDELQHLWKGVDTFDSCTQEKFSLRAALLWTLNDFPALAYLYGWSTSGKYACPSCGPFTRSYWLKKSKKFCYMGHRRWLTQNHVFRRRKKEFDNTEEMELAPISMSGSSALRMLQGRVFVLGKKVVVAKKGKGKKKGKDSEKGIEDYKVVFFKCDWYDVHHKAGIIRDEFGFTHVNFSRKIHTGEKLEDEPFVFSSQVDQVFYIQNPRSENWNTMVKFKPRDIFDMGGEPSSDETE